CCGGTAGTCCTAATTCTCGTTGTAACCGCATTGTACTTTTTCGTTTGCCTGCTCAAGCTCCTTGACCGCACAGGTATGAGTTTAAATCGTATCCATTCTCCATGGCTTCCTGGTTCGAGGGCTTTTGTGTGGTCTACGGCTTTGTTCCACAAGCCCCTCTTTCTTCTCAGCGCCATATCATCTTACCTATTTCCTCACTGTTTTCTTTGTGGTGCCATACAATTTCGCGGTGGGTTTGATGCCGTGTGTTAGTACGGCTTCCACTAATTCAAGTTGTGCCTCATACCGGTCTTTACTTGTTTTGATAAAGCCATAATACTTCATGGTATACACGGTGTTCTCCTGTAGAGGATTTGTTTGTATTACCATTCTACCTCCATCCGTCGGATCGGGGTAGGCCCAGGGGGCCATGTATGTTTATACATACCAGATTGACTAATACCTCAGGAGGAATTATGAAAAAGACTGCGATGATTTTACACGTATTTGTGTTTGCACTTACACTGCATGCACAAAAAATTGTTGGTACAACAACGGAAGATATATTGCAAATTGGAGTCATTGATGGAAAAACTCCAGTGTATGTTTCAAAAACAATAAAAGAGGGACTTATATCAACAATTGTTGAATATTATGTCACAATAGGCAAGGAAAAAGCTGGTCCCTATGATGTTGTTGGTAGGTTAACTTTTTCTCCCGATGGAAAAACACTGGCTTATGGTGCACAAATTGATAACAAATGGTGTGTTTTTGCTGGCAAGGAAAAAGCCGGCCCCTATGATGGTGTTGGTTGGTTAACTTTTTCTCCCGATGGAAAGACACTGGCTTACAAGGCGGAAATTGATGAGGAGTACTATACTAAAATACTAACCAATGGAAAGGAATATATTGGATCAACTGTTAATGGTGTTGTTATCTATGTAGATAATGGTACTATATACATCAAGTAGTACTCCATTGTGCGCTTCAACCAGACTGTTCTTGATGAGTTTTTTAGAATCGTATTTCGACAGAAGCTCTATGAAAGCGTAGAATCCCTTCAAGAGGATCTCGACCAGTGGCTGCATGAGTATACCTATGAAAGGCCCCATCTCGGGTATAGGAACCAGGGACGTCGTCCCTGGGAAACGATAGACCTGTTCCTGAAAGGAACATTAAAATTGTAAATAAAGAAGGTTAGGAATACATATTCAGCAGCATCGAACCTTTTTTGACTTTGCAGTTCCACAATCGCAATCGCAGTTTGGTTCCCCGCCTTTTAATAAACCGCCAATCACTGCGGCGGTGCAGCCGACCCCACTGGTTACGGTGAGTGCGCTGACGGGGCAGTTACGGGCACAGGCGCCGCATTCCATACAGCGGCCACGGTCAGCGATACGGGCCTTACCTTCCGCAAAGGAAAACACATTATGGGGACAGACCTCACAGCACATAAGACAGCCTATACATTTTTCAGTATCAAGCGTAAGACTTTGCCCGGCTAATATGTATCGGAATTCCATTGACCTACCCCTTCATTAAAAACATACTCAAGCGGACGGCTATAATAACTATCCCTGCAAGAGCAGCCGTTATCATAATTGGCAGACCGACTTTCACTTCCCATTTTACCCCTGTTAAATTGGTAAATGTGGAGGACCCGGTAAAGTTCATCGATATAAAAGATATTAGGCTTGTGGAAAGTAAAAAGTAAGAAGCAGCTTCCATACCGTTAAGGCGAAATATTCCAATGGCAAACAAGCTCCAGGAGGAACCAAGAACACAGCCCTTGAGGGCAAAGGCCTTAAAGGGCAGGAGGGGCAGAAGGCAGGGAAAGAAAATGGAGCCTACAAGGAGGGGAGACAGGAACAGCGCCGCATAGCGGAAATACGCGGCAGGGGTAAGATTGCCTGAAAGGTACCAGAAAAGCCCAGACACCAGCAGAGCTCCCACCGCAAAGGGCCAGGCATGCACGAGTTCTACCGGTACAACCGCAAGCCTATCGGCGAGACGGAATTCCACCCGGCGCATCGCATCGGTCTTTTTCATCCCAGCCTTAAGAAACGCAGGAATATCCTTTGCCCGAACCGGCCCATATACAACCCGGAATCCCGTGGCTTTGGCAACTTCATGGGCGGCCACCCCGGGCGCTCCAAGCTGGGGCAAAATCAGGGTCCGATGCGAAACAAGGGAAGCCAAACCAACATTTTTAACCTGGCGGATGACCTCTTGTGTACCAAAGGTACCTTTCCCAGCGGCACACCATACATTGACACCCTTAGTATCGAGCACGAGAATCCATGCATCTATACCGCTGAGTTCCTTACGGAGGGCATCAAAACTGAGTTTATAGTTTGCGGATACGAGAACCATTGAGCTGGCTGTGGGATTGCCGCATGCATACAATCCCGGTTTTACCAAATACCGATTACGGCCAAAACCCCAGCGCACCTTCCATCCATCTATAATATCCCTCATACTCAGCTTGGTAGAAACTACCGGTATACTCTGTTGTTTTGTATTCGATAGGGGCCGCAATACCGCATTGCTCAAGTCAAAGCTCATCACCGGCCTCCTTGTTGTTTTGGGGGATTTTCATGCGAACAACAGGGAGCGCCTTCTTCCAGCCTTTTACGGCGCATCGCCTCAGCCAGGAGACTTACGGCTTCGAGAACCAAGGCCCATTTTTCTTTATCGATATATGCAAACAGAGAGCGATACGAATCGTCACATAAATTATGAATTGAATCGACTTTTGCTTTCCCTGTTTTCGTTAAGCCGATAGACACTTTCCGCCGGTTCTCCGGGTCTGGTTCCCGTCTGATATACCCAGCCTCATACAGGCTATCTGCAGTCCGGCTTAAAGTACTGACATCGAGCGACAGGGCCTGCGAAAGTTCAGTGAGGCTTGTGTTATTCCTTTCTTCTGTCTCAAGAAGAAAATGACATTGAGCTACAGTAACCCCACAGCAGTCAGTCTCCTTTTCTAGAACGAGACCTATTTCCCGTTCCAATGCACGCAATGAACGCCTAAACGCACGGATCGTTTCTGTATCAAGCACCTCTTCTTGCTTCATACAATACTTGTATTATACAATATTTGCAGATGTCAAGAGTAGAAAATCGAATTAACCCTCAACCACTCTATTAGTCGCTCCTGAGCAGCTTGGTATAGGCGCCGTTTTTCTTCGTAACCAAAAAAACTGATATCGATGCTGTTCTTGCAAAGCTGCAGGGCCTCTAAAAAAGTGAGCCCGGCCGGTGTCATGTGAGAAGCCTTGACAAACTCTCTACACAAGGTGGTGCGGGAAATGCCCCGGTTATCCGTGTTAAGGGTAACTTTTACTCCCCTCTCAAGGTACTTTCGTAACGGATACTCCTTATCTCCTCCCGCACGGAGTTCATAATCGCGGTATCCAATTATCTGAAAGTTTGATGAAGGACAGAGCTCAATCCCGATGTTTCTATCTACGAATTTTTTCAGCAGCGCTTCGCTATTAATAAGAGACAAGCCATGGCCGATTCGGTCCGAATTGAGTTCGTACACCGCCTCCCATATCTTATCCGCCTCTTGATTTTCTCCCGCATGGATCGTAATAGAAAGGCACTGCTGGAGAATCGGAATAAAGGCGTTCCTCATTTCATGGGGAGCGCGGGCGCTTTCGTCCCCTGCCACATCGAAGCCCTTAACGTAGGCTTTGAACAGGGCCTGAAATTCCCCATCCGGGTCCTCCGCTAAGGCCTCATACATTTCTACACTTTTATAAATTTCGCTCATCCTCCGGTGGCGGGAAGCAATGAGGATAACCCCCACCATAAGAGGCCCCCGATGGTGGTGCACGCTTTGTAAGATGGTTCCCAGAACATCCTTATATTGCAAACCCTCCTGTGTATAGTTCTGGGGAGAACAGCGGATCTCTAGGCCAATACAGCCGTCGCGCCGGGCTTTCTCAAGCAGGAGCACCACGGTCTCTTCAATAGCTCTTTTGTTTTGCAACAGGCCCGACCCCTGAAGGTCCCCCAGCCGTTCGTAGGCGTCAAAACCGATGGATGCAAAGTTTCGTTCATCCAGGAACGGACCATACCAGAGGTTTTCCAGTTCCTCTTCGTGGCCCTCGAAGGCGGCCAGGGTTTTAAGCCGTTCTTTGTAAGGGGTGTTCTTTATACGTGGGGAATCCTTTTTCCATTGGCTTACCACATCCCGGGCATGCTCCACGGGAAAGGGCCTTTCCCCGGGGTATTCTTCGAGGGCCTTCCGGGCAACCGCCACGGTATCCTTTACTTCAAGACATCCACCCAGATGACAATGGAGATCGATCTTGGGCAAGGGGCGGACATCCTCTTCTGAACGGATGACCCGCTCTTTAAAAGAGGTGATCCGTTCCTCATCAAGTTGCTGCAGCACAGGGAAGTTTTCCAGCAGGACCTGATCATGTTGATGGCTGAAGGTGTTGCCCGCCTGCTCTATCAGTTGCTTGCAGGTCATCACCAGCCGCTGGCCCCTCTCAAATTGATCGGGCGTTAAAAACTGCCGGGAACCTTCAACGGCAATACCAAAGGGATGGGAAATCAATTTTGATAAGGGATTCGCCCTGCTTTTGCCATACCAGATGGGAACAATAGGGACGATCTCATCCTGAGGAATGGTTGAGATATCCCGTTCCAGGAAGGAAACGTGCCCAGAAATGTTTGATTTACCTGGCGCCCCTCTTCTTGCGGTATCCAAAACATGGATAAAGGCATCGCAGCCGAAAAAAGTGCCCGCCTCCTGTAAATCGCTCACAATGGTTTTTCTGCCCGCCGCTATGGAGATGTAGAGGTTTTCTTTGTATTTGTCATGGGCCTTTTTTACGAGCCTGAAGGCCACTTCCCGGGAATACTCCACTTCCCATTGGGAAGTAATGTCCTCAAAGGGCAAAATGATAAATGAAAAAGTAAAGAGATCCCCCATACGCTGGTTCCAGCGTTCCAGCGCACCACAGAGGTCTTCCATATTGTTCTGTTTGGTGGAATAAATCCACACGGTTTTTACCGGATCCTGCTTAAAATGGTGTTGGTAGGCTTCATTTATTTCCTTAAACGCAGGATGATGTTGGTACAGGGGTATGGCTTCCATATTAGTGAAAGCCAAAACTTCCAGGATGATATCCGGTACATTACCCAAACTGGAAATTAATACGGCCATAGGTTTCTCCTTGCAGGATACCAGTAAATGTTTCCACCCTCAAGGATGGGAATGTAAAAGCGTCTCGCCCCAATTCTTTTATGATGGTTGATGGTATTTTTTCCCTTATCGTTGTGAAAACTGCTCCGCTGTAGTACCTTTTATCATATGAACCATAAGGCTCTTTTTCTTTTATGGCTAGGGCTGGGTATTGGCGGGGCATTCTCGCTGTACAGCCAGCAACAGGGGCTTTCCGAACAAGAACAGAGCGTACGCCAGCGGATTGTCCAAATCGCCCAGAAGTATATCGGGGCTCCCTATGTGTACGGGGCAGCTTCACCCCAGGGCTTTGACTGTTCCGGTTTTGCCTCCTTTGTGTACCAGGAAGCGGCCAACCTTGCCATTCCCCGGTCGTCTCAGGCTATCTGGATGAAAGGGTTTCCCCTCAGTCTCGAAAAGGCCCTCCCCGGAGACATCCTCGTTTTTAATACCTTTGGGAATATTCCCAGCCATGTGGCGATTCTTCTCCCCAATGACCAGATGATCCACGCCGTTTCCCAGGGCCCCAAAACAGGGGTTATCATCAGTCCCCTTGGGGATTCCTACTTTTCTCCCCGTTTTCTAGGGGTACGACGATTCATTGGGGCCCGTTCAACCTCGGTGGAAGAAAAGCCAAAGGACCAGGGCGCTTCGGGGGACAAGTCTCAGACTAAAGAAAGAGAAGAGAAAGGGGATTCCCTCGAGTTTGTCGGCTTTACCATCACCAACGATGTTATCGTCTATACCGACAAAATCCCCGCCCAGGTAGGTTCGACGATTCAATTTGTGATCACCAATGGTACCGGTTCGGACGGAATATTTCAGGTGCTTTTCTATAAGATGGACCTGGACCCTGCCAAAAATAAAACGATTCGGGAAGAACGGGTAACCCTCCAGAAGGGGGCTACCATCACCTTATCCCCTATCACCTTTACCGAAGCAGGGGATTACAAGCTGATCCTTAAAACACAGCACAATCTCAAACGGGTAGAACGCATCTGGAAGGTCCAGCCGCTGCGTTGAGACAAGGGCCCCCTTCTGTGCGGGCCAGCTTGTAACTTACTACTAAAATGCGGCGGTGGGGGCCCCGGACGGGGTGGAGGCCAGGGGCTCACGAAGCTCTACACCGCCCGGAAGCCCGCATGAATAGCTTCTAGATTCATAGGGATGAATTTATGCTTACCCTCGGGGAAAAATTTCTTAAGTATCTTTTCTGCCTCGGTTAGGCGTAATACCCCCGTTAATTTTGCCAGGGCGCCCAGGGCTACCATGTTAGCGATACGAAGATCTCCAATCTTCTCTGCAATGGCCTGGGCGTCGACCTTATACAATTGAATATCATTTCGGCCCGGATCTTGTTTTACAATCGTGCTATTTACGAGCATGATTCCGCCAGGACGCAGAATTTTCTCGCACAGGGAGAGGGAATCGGTGTTCATCACAATCACCGAATCGGCCCTGGTAACAAGGGGACTTGCGATTTCCTCATCCGAGACAATCACCCCCGCCCGGGCGATGCCCCCCCGCTTTTCCGCTCCATAGAAGGGGAAAAAGGTTACGTTCTTTCCTTCCTCCATAGCAAAATAGACCCACAGTTGACCGAGAGAAATGATTCCCTGGCCCCCAAAACCAGCAAAAAAAGATTTTTCAGTCATCAGGCTACTCCCTTTTTCGCGAAAGGTTCGTTTGACTCATCTTCTGCATGGCGAACACCGGCGGGCATCCCTTCGGCAACCTCACGGCATGCGACTGCATCATCTTGATAGATACGAGCGGCAGCCGCATCCTCATTCGCGGCAAGCTCATCCTTTATTTCCCCGAGGCCATAGTAGGGAATCATGTTTTTCTCAAGCCATTCGACCGATTCCCGGGGATCCATCTGCCAGTTGGTGGGACACTGGGAAAGGATTTCTACCATCGTAAAACCCTTCCCTTCCATTTGAGCCTGGAAAGCCTTTTTTATATACTGCTTTGTTTTTCGGACATTCACGGCGTTATTAACCGCCCCCCGGGCAAGATAACGGGTTCCCCCGAGGGTAGCAAGCAGTTCCAACACCCGAATAGGATAGCCCATTCCCGCCCCTTCAGGATCGCGGCCATAGGGGGCCGTGGTGGCCCTCTGGCCCACCAGGGTCGTCGGCGCCATCTGCCCGCCGGTCATCCCATAAATGGCATTGTTCACAAAAATGGTAGTAAACTTTTCCGCCCGGTTGGCGGCGTGAATAATTTCGGCTGTTCCAATAGCAGCCAGGTCTCCATCACCCTGGTAACAGATGACAAGGTGATCCGGTAGTACCCGTTTAATCCCCGTGGCAGCCGCGGGGGTCCGCCCATGGGGTGGTTGGACCGAATCAAAATCAAAGTAGAGATCCGCCCAGATAGAACAACCCACGGGATTCGTAATAATTGCCCGTTCCCGGAGCCCCATTTCATCTATGACTTCAGTGATAATACGATGTATAACTCCATGCCCACAGCCGGCACAGTACTTAGTGCTTACCCGTTTCAGACTTTCCGGATGTCCGTATAATTTCTTCATGGGAATCCTCCTTACCCTCGTCCCAGAAGCCGTTTTGCTTCCTCAAACACTTCTTCTTCTGTGGGAATTACGCCACCACAGTGAGCCAAAAGGTGCACCGGCGCCTGCCCGAGGACACTCAGCTTTACATCCTCTACCATCTGGCCCATGCTCATCTCCACCGTCAGGAAGGGCTTCCCCCTTTTGGCAAGCTGGGCCAGGGCCTTTTCAGGAAAGGGCCAGAGGGTTATGGGTCTAAAAAGCCCTACCCGCAGGCCCGCTGCGTCGGCAAGTTTCTTAGCCCCCAGGCACACCCGGGCCGCTGTGCCATAGGCCACCAGGATGAGATCCGCCTGGTCCACATCCACCGCTTCGTAGCGAACCTCCCGGGCCTTTATCTCTTCGTATCGCTGGAACCGCTGGCGTACCTTTGCCTCAAGGCTTTCGGGCACCAGATCGAGGGAGGTAAGGTGCCGGGCCTCCCGGCCGTGCATGTGGCCCACCGTCCAGTCTCGACGCGGCAGATCTGCGAGATCCCGCGATGGGGGTAAGACCACCCCCTCCATCATCTGCCCAATCATACCATCGGCTAACACGACAACCGGCATTCGCCAGGTATCCGCAAGGTCAAAGGCAAGATAGGTCAGGTCCGCCGCTTCCTGGACGCTTTTGGGGGCCAGCACGATGGTATAGTAGTCGCCGTGGCCCCCACCTCGGGTCGCCTGGAAATAATCGGCCTGACTCGGCGCGATAGAACCAAGACCGGGGCCGCCTCGCACCACATTCACCAAGACAAGGGGGATGTCCGCCCCCGCCGCATAGGAAAGGCCCTCTTGCTTCAGGCTTACCCCCGGGCTCGAAGAACTGGTCATTGCCCGGGCGCCGGCGGCACTGGCCCCATAGACCATGTTGATGGCCGCCACTTCACTTTCCGCCTGAATAAAAATCCGCCCTTTATCGAGCATGTTTTGGGCCATGTAGGCGGTTAATTCATTCTGAGGGGTAATAGGATAGCCGAAATAGGCCGTACAACCCGCCCGAATCGCCGCTTCGCCTATAGCCTCGTTCCCTTTCATTAAACGCTTTTCTTCAGTCATATCTCCATCCCTTCCTTACGGGAGATTTCGGGTAAACGCCCGTTCCCCCGAAACAAAGAACAAACACGGTTCTGCAACGGAGGTTCCCCTGGCAAGGAAAGGCTCTTCCCTTACACCTGTCCGCCAGGGGGAAAGAACCCCCTCATGGGGTCTCTCCCGCTTCGAGTTCGTACACTTCTATACACACATCAGGGCACACCTGATAACAGTTACCACAGGCAATACATTTTTCCACATACCGGGCCACCGCTGGATAGGTTCCACTGGAATTGACCTTCGTGTCAGGTTCGAGCACCTTTACCGGACAGGCCCGTACACAGAGGTAACACCCCTTACAGGCCTCTTGATCGATGATTACC
The DNA window shown above is from Treponema sp. J25 and carries:
- a CDS encoding thiamine pyrophosphate-dependent enzyme — its product is MKKLYGHPESLKRVSTKYCAGCGHGVIHRIITEVIDEMGLRERAIITNPVGCSIWADLYFDFDSVQPPHGRTPAAATGIKRVLPDHLVICYQGDGDLAAIGTAEIIHAANRAEKFTTIFVNNAIYGMTGGQMAPTTLVGQRATTAPYGRDPEGAGMGYPIRVLELLATLGGTRYLARGAVNNAVNVRKTKQYIKKAFQAQMEGKGFTMVEILSQCPTNWQMDPRESVEWLEKNMIPYYGLGEIKDELAANEDAAAARIYQDDAVACREVAEGMPAGVRHAEDESNEPFAKKGVA
- a CDS encoding ferredoxin family protein encodes the protein MAKRGKVIIDQEACKGCYLCVRACPVKVLEPDTKVNSSGTYPAVARYVEKCIACGNCYQVCPDVCIEVYELEAGETP
- a CDS encoding 2-oxoacid:acceptor oxidoreductase family protein, which encodes MTEKSFFAGFGGQGIISLGQLWVYFAMEEGKNVTFFPFYGAEKRGGIARAGVIVSDEEIASPLVTRADSVIVMNTDSLSLCEKILRPGGIMLVNSTIVKQDPGRNDIQLYKVDAQAIAEKIGDLRIANMVALGALAKLTGVLRLTEAEKILKKFFPEGKHKFIPMNLEAIHAGFRAV
- a CDS encoding integrase core domain-containing protein — translated: MRFNQTVLDEFFRIVFRQKLYESVESLQEDLDQWLHEYTYERPHLGYRNQGRRPWETIDLFLKGTLKL
- a CDS encoding MarR family transcriptional regulator, coding for MKQEEVLDTETIRAFRRSLRALEREIGLVLEKETDCCGVTVAQCHFLLETEERNNTSLTELSQALSLDVSTLSRTADSLYEAGYIRREPDPENRRKVSIGLTKTGKAKVDSIHNLCDDSYRSLFAYIDKEKWALVLEAVSLLAEAMRRKRLEEGAPCCSHENPPKQQGGR
- the vorB gene encoding 3-methyl-2-oxobutanoate dehydrogenase subunit VorB, whose product is MTEEKRLMKGNEAIGEAAIRAGCTAYFGYPITPQNELTAYMAQNMLDKGRIFIQAESEVAAINMVYGASAAGARAMTSSSSPGVSLKQEGLSYAAGADIPLVLVNVVRGGPGLGSIAPSQADYFQATRGGGHGDYYTIVLAPKSVQEAADLTYLAFDLADTWRMPVVVLADGMIGQMMEGVVLPPSRDLADLPRRDWTVGHMHGREARHLTSLDLVPESLEAKVRQRFQRYEEIKAREVRYEAVDVDQADLILVAYGTAARVCLGAKKLADAAGLRVGLFRPITLWPFPEKALAQLAKRGKPFLTVEMSMGQMVEDVKLSVLGQAPVHLLAHCGGVIPTEEEVFEEAKRLLGRG
- a CDS encoding C40 family peptidase is translated as MNHKALFLLWLGLGIGGAFSLYSQQQGLSEQEQSVRQRIVQIAQKYIGAPYVYGAASPQGFDCSGFASFVYQEAANLAIPRSSQAIWMKGFPLSLEKALPGDILVFNTFGNIPSHVAILLPNDQMIHAVSQGPKTGVIISPLGDSYFSPRFLGVRRFIGARSTSVEEKPKDQGASGDKSQTKEREEKGDSLEFVGFTITNDVIVYTDKIPAQVGSTIQFVITNGTGSDGIFQVLFYKMDLDPAKNKTIREERVTLQKGATITLSPITFTEAGDYKLILKTQHNLKRVERIWKVQPLR
- the hgcB gene encoding mercury methylation ferredoxin HgcB; translated protein: MEFRYILAGQSLTLDTEKCIGCLMCCEVCPHNVFSFAEGKARIADRGRCMECGACARNCPVSALTVTSGVGCTAAVIGGLLKGGEPNCDCDCGTAKSKKVRCC
- a CDS encoding WD40 repeat domain-containing protein, translated to MKKTAMILHVFVFALTLHAQKIVGTTTEDILQIGVIDGKTPVYVSKTIKEGLISTIVEYYVTIGKEKAGPYDVVGRLTFSPDGKTLAYGAQIDNKWCVFAGKEKAGPYDGVGWLTFSPDGKTLAYKAEIDEEYYTKILTNGKEYIGSTVNGVVIYVDNGTIYIK
- the hgcA gene encoding mercury methylation corrinoid protein HgcA translates to MSFDLSNAVLRPLSNTKQQSIPVVSTKLSMRDIIDGWKVRWGFGRNRYLVKPGLYACGNPTASSMVLVSANYKLSFDALRKELSGIDAWILVLDTKGVNVWCAAGKGTFGTQEVIRQVKNVGLASLVSHRTLILPQLGAPGVAAHEVAKATGFRVVYGPVRAKDIPAFLKAGMKKTDAMRRVEFRLADRLAVVPVELVHAWPFAVGALLVSGLFWYLSGNLTPAAYFRYAALFLSPLLVGSIFFPCLLPLLPFKAFALKGCVLGSSWSLFAIGIFRLNGMEAASYFLLSTSLISFISMNFTGSSTFTNLTGVKWEVKVGLPIMITAALAGIVIIAVRLSMFLMKG